GAGCTGTTATTTCGCTGGGTGTGGCCGGCGTGGGGCTGCTGTTTTCGATTGCCGTGGTCATGCGCCCGGAAGGGGCAGGGAGGATTCTGACCAAATACCTCTTTTTCCTTCCGCAGGGAATTCGCGGCAAAGTTAACAGCATCGTGTTGAAATTTTCGAAGGGATTGCTCTTTCTGAAAGACTGGCGGCAGACCGCCTGGGTCTCGGCCCATACTATTGTCCTCTGGCTTTGCATGGGGATATCAAACATTTTTGTCTTATATGCATTCGGGCTGGATCTTCCCTTCTATGCATCATATGTCCTTCTGGTGGTAGTATCGATTTCGATTCTGATTCCATCATCGCCCGGCTTCATCGGGGTCTATCACGGTGGAGTTGTCTGGACACTGCATTTTTTCAATGTCAGCTCAAACAGCGCCATTTCCTGCGCTATCGTTCTGCATGCCGCGCAGTTCATTCCCATTACCCTCATGGGCTTCTATTATCTCAAAAAGGAACATCTTTCTCTAAAGCAACTGGAGAAAGAGGCCCTGGAAGAGAGGCATGATGCCGAAATCTGAAAGAATACTGGTGGTTCTGCCGGCCTATAATGAGGAAGGGAAAATCGGTCGGGTGGTGGCAAAGGTGAAAAAAATCTCGGCGGTGAGTCGCATCATTGTGGTTGATGATTGTTCGAAAGATAAGACCTCGGAGGAAGCGAGGGGGGCCGGCGCGGAGGTAATCCGCCACGAACAGAATCGGGGAGTGGGCGCCGGAATCCGGTCGGGTATCAAATATGGAATAGCCAATCGCTTCGACATCTGCATAATATTATCGGGCGATGATCAGCACGAACCAAGCGAGATCGATGGTGTCATCGAGCCGATTCTGCGCGGGGAATGTGATTTCGTGCAGGGCTCACGGCGGATGAAAGGGGGAAAGGTGGTCAACGATCGACCGTTCCGCATGATCACTACCCAGCTTTATTCATTATTCTTCACCATTCTGGTCGGACGCCGGGTGACTGATGCCACGAACGGTTTTAGGGCTTTTCGGCTATCCATTTTCGATGACAAGAGCATCAATATCGACCAGGATTGGCTTGACAGGTATGAGCTCGAGCCATATATATTATATAAAGTTGTCAAAAGCAGGAGAGTGCGTTTCAGGGAAGCGCCGATCACAATCTACTATCATGGCAATCGCAAGCAATTTACCAAAATGAAGCCTTTTCGTGATTGGTGGCGTCTGGCCCGACCCCTGCTGTTTCTGGGATTAAGATTGAGGAAATAAAATGATCAAGATTGACTTTACGGGAAGCACCGTCCTGGTGACCGGCGGGGCCGGATTTATCGGGTCGAATGTTGTGGCGGCGATTGTAAGAGCCGGGGGAGAGGTCATTGTGCTCGATGATCTGTTCACTGGGAGTCTCGATAATATTGACAAAGATATTCCCTATGAATTTGTTCAAGGTTCCGTTGTTGACTATGAACTGGTGCGCAAATTAATGACGGGAGTCGATTATGTTGCCCATCTGGCCGCCAGAAATATTATTGTATCGACCAAAAATCCTCACGATGATTACGAGGTTAATATCGGCGGGACGCTGAATGTTCTGATGGCCGCCCGAGAAACCAAGCCGAAAAGAATTGTCTATTCATCTTCAGCTTCGGTCTATGGTAACCCGCGGATTTTACCGATTTCCGAAGATGAGAATCCATTGACCTTTTCACCCTATTCGGTTTCCAAACTGGCCGGGGAGAACTATTGCTATTCTTTTTATGAGACCTTTTACGTGCCGGCCACGGTTGTCCGCTATTCCAATATTTATGGGCCGAAACAGGATCCGGCCAACCCCTACTGCGGCGTTATTTCCAAATTCATTCTGGCGATTGAAAACGGGCAGCCGGTGCAGATTCACGGGGATGGCTTGCAGACCCGCGATTTCACTTATGTCGATGATGCCGTATCGGGGACGCTGAGCGCGCTTTTGTCGCCGCGCGCCGACGGCCTGGTATTCAATCTGGGAACCGGGACCGAAACGACGATTATCGGAATGGTCGAAATTCTCACCGAGCTTCTGGGGAAAAAGGTTGCCTATGAGTATATAGACCGGCGCGATATCGATAATATTCGAAGACGGGTGATGAATATCGAGCGGATTCGAACCAGACTTCGCTGGCAACCGCAGGTAACTTTGCGGGAGGGGCTCAGAAGGACTGTCGCCTGGTTTCGTAATCGAGCCAGCAAGGTCTTCTGAAGTTTCTTTTTCCGATGCTTCCCAAACTGACATTCCGCCGCCTTCTGCTGCTCTTTTTTATTCTGGCGGTAGTGAGTCGTCTGACTTTTGTTCTCGGCAAGAAACAGACGCCGGTGATGTGGGATGCGCGGATATATTCCTCGGCGGCCCTGGGAATTCTCCATTACATTCAGCAGGGCGGTGCATTCGGGCATCCCGAAAGATATTCTTCCGAGGACAGCCTCTCCTCGCAGAAAGAATTTCTATCAACTATGAACAAGTACATAAAAGGGGAGCAGATCGAATGGTTGTACTATGCGAAACCGACGGTCGGCCTGACCGAGGAATACCTCTTCATCTCCGGGCCGCTGTATCCGACGTACCTGGCGGCGATTTTCCTGGTCGGCTTCGGTTCTGATTTTGCAACCGTGAGAATCTTAAATTCGGTGATTGACGGTATTTGTCTGGTCCTGCTGATGATGATTGCTTTTGAGCTTTTCGGCCGCAGGACTTCGATCCTCGGAGGAATTCTTTATCTTCTCTATTTTCCCTTTTTTATATTATGTGGAATGGTATCGCCGGAACCGATTACGGTTCTATTGATACTGAGCACTTTCCTTTTCCTCTTGCAGTGGCATAAGACCGGAGGAAAGAAATATATTTATCTGACGGGCATGACACTGGGGCTTCTGGTTTTGGCCAAACCGACCGCGACGCTACTTTTTGTACCCTTTGCTGCCGGCTATCTTTATGACAGCAGGCGGAATCTGAAACAGGCGGCGGGCAATCTCGGACGGGCGGCCATCCCATTCGGAGTGATCGTGGCACCCTGGCTGCTAATAACCAGTCTTTACTTCGGGCAGATTGCCATTCGCGACCCGCGTTATTCCGAGGCAAATTTCCGTTCCAGCTCATCCATAAAGTACGAAGGATATGATCTTGATGTCGTGGATAAGGATTTCTGGATTTCGCCGGTAACCCAGAAGATCGAGCGCGACCCTCTGGGTTATGGGGGGTTATTGGTCAAGAAATTTGTCCGGTTATGGGCACAGCCATATAATGATTTTAGAACCACATTTCTCTTTTCGGATAAATCAGACGGGAATTTTCATTTGCTGATAGTTATGACGGCGTTATTTGGCGTCCTGCTTGGTACAGTCAACGACCGCAAGGGTTTGATATATCTTCTGTTTCTGCCCCTGTACTACAGTCTGGTGCATTTGATTTTGCACTCGCTGGCCAGGTACAATGTCAACGCCATGCCGGTGATGATGATTGCGGCGGCGGCGATTCTGGATAAGATTGCCACAAATATAACGACGACCTGGCGGCAACCGGGGAGGGCGGCCAATCTCATTCGATGGACTTTGCTTCTGGCCGGGGGCGCTTTTGTTATTTTCTTTCCGGTCAGCGGCGGGGTGAGAATTATTGGCTCCTCTAACGGGGTCTGGGTTTCGATTTGCCTGAAACTTGCGGCTGTTTTCGGCATGCTTTTCATTTTCAGCAAGCTAATTTCGCGGCAGCTTGGCTTTAATAAGGCGATCGAATTTCAGACCGTTCCGGCGGTTGTCGCCTTGCTGGTCCTGTCTGTATGCTCGGCGGCACCGGACAGCTGGGCCGAATGGCGATGCCGGCTCAATCGCCCGGGTCAAGCCGCCGGCGTAAAAATATTTTTCCCCAGGGATTTCCATTTGAAGGAAGGCGACGCAGTGAATATCATGCTGGATATCGGCAGTCCCAGGAACGCCGGTCACGATCTCTCGCTTGCCCTGAATGGAATGAAGAGTCCGTTCATTTTCGGACGATCGCCGTTGAATTCAAATTATTATCGGAAAGCCAGCTATAGAGTATTCGAAGAGGTAGGCGGGTATGCGCGGGAGGAAATGCGGTACTGGTCTCTGGTGCCGTTGTCGGCAGCTGCCGTCAATCAACTGGTGGCACGGGATGGTTTTCTGAATATCGAGCTTTCGGCGCGGGAGGCATCAGGCGAGAGCAATGGCGCGGTCATTGATCTTTACGGCGATTACTCCTCACTTGCCGGCGATATGGCCTTTGTGCCCGCGATGGAAATTTCCTCGATCGAACGTCTGGTGGACAAAGGCGACCCGCGCATCCGGCTGAAATATCCCCTTTCCTCCGACTCGGTAATTTCTTATTATGTTGATAATGCAGTCAACGCCCAAAGCACGACCCGGGATCTTTCACCGGCCGGAGGACGGCAGAGCGGCCGCTACCGGATTTTTGTGAGGGTGCAGGAGGCCAATGAGCGCCGCTCGTATTATTGAGGATTGATATGAATATTGGAATAATCGGTTGCGGGTACTGGGGACCAAATCTGATAAGGAATTTTGGGCTTCTCGATAATGTCAGAGTTCTGGGCGTTTCGGATCTCAGAGAAGAGCGACTTAATTTTATCTCCCGTCTCTATCCCAACATCAAGATTCTTTCCAGGGACAGTCAGGATATTATTAGAAATAGGGATATTGATGCGGTCGTGGTGGCCACGCCCGTATCGACACATTTCACTCTGGGGATGGAAGCGCTGGAGAACGGCAAGCATCTTCTCCTGGAAAAGCCCATGACGGCCACGGCAGAGCAGGCCGAGGCTCTGATAAAGAAAGCCGATAAGGAAAATCTTACCTTAATGGTCGACCATACTTTCATCTACACCGGAGCGGTGAGAAAAATAAAGGAAATCATTGTCAGCGGCGATCTGGGGGATTTGTATTACTTTGATTCGGTGCGGGTCAATCTCGGTTTATTTCAGCATGATATCAACGTCATCTGGGATCTGGCGCCGCATGATGTATCGATAATGGATTACCTGCTGGATCGACCGGCCCGCACCATCTCGGCCACCGGCGTGGCCCATTTCGAGAGTGACATCGAAAATATCGCCTATCTCTCGGTTGGTTATGATTCTCATCTTATCGGGCATATTCATGTCAATTGGTTGGCGCCGGTGAAGGTGCGCAAGACACTTATATGCGGCTCGAAGAAGATGATAGTTTATGATGACGTGGAGCCCTCGGAGAAGGTCAAAATCTATAATAAGGGAGTCGACTATATAAAGAATCGGGAAGAGGTCTATAATATTATGGTGCAGTACCGCACCGGCGATATGATGGCACCGCAGATAAATCTGACCGAAGCGCTGAATCTGGTGGCAAAGGAATTCGTGACGGCAATCGCCGAGAAGCGGCGGCCGCTGACCGACGGAGAGGCCGGTTTCCGCGTGGTGCGGATACTGGAAGCAGCCAATCAATCGCTCAAGCAGGGGGGAAAGGTAATCAAGTTATGACCGGCGTGAAAATAATCGGCGAAGCGAAAATATACGCCAATGTTTCCATTGGTGAAGGCTCCATAATTTACGGCCCGGCTATTCTGGGGCAGCCGCCGCGCGGACTGCAGGAGGGAGAACGGCCGCTGGTCATCGGGCGCAATTCTGTTATCCGGGCATTCACGACCATTTATGCCGGAACGAAGATCGGCGATAATTTTCAATCGGGACAGGGAGCGTCAATCAGGGAAGATAACATTATCGGCGACGACTGCTCGGTCGGCACCAATGCCGTTCTGGAATTCGAGAATAAGATCGGCGAAAATTGCCGCATCCACTCGGGATGTTTTCTGGAGATGGTGACTCTGGGGAATCATGTCTTTATCGGTCCCAACACGGTTTTCACCGATGATCCTCATCCGATGAACTGCCCGCGCTATAAAGAATGCGGCGGCGGGGCGGTGATTGACGACCTGGTTAAGATCGGCGCCAATTGCACTTTCCTGCCGGCGATCAGGATAGGGAAAGGGTCGCTGATTGGGGCCGGTTCGGTGGTGATTGGCGATATCCCGGCCATGATGGTGGCGGCGGGGAATCCGGCCAAAGTGATTAAGGCGGTTGACAAACTGACCTGCCGGATAAACGCCTATGAGCGGCCGTACCTCTGGCCGCCCTATACAGATCCGGAAAACTCATAAGCAGAATGTCCAATTATAAGATATTAGTAGCTCTTTTCTCTTACAATGAAGGGGAGAAGCTTAAGAAATTAGTCGAGCAATTACGCCGGACGGGGGAATATGAGATTCTTTTTGTCGATGACGGCTCTGATGACGGCAGCTATGAATTCTTGAAAGGGCGGCAATTTCATGTTATCAGGCATGATACCAACCGCGGTATCGGTATGGGAATAAGAGAGGCGATAAATTTCGGCCGCACCCACGGTTATGGAATAATCGTGATTATGGCGGCCAACGGCAAAATGCTCCCCGGGGAGATAGAGCGGCTGATGGCGCCGATTATCCATGAAGAGTATGACTATGTGCAGGGGTCCCGAAATCTGCCGGGAGGCAAATCACCGCATCTGCCTCTATTCCGGGAGCTGATGATTGACCTGTTCACTTTCTTTGTCAACCGTATCAGCAGATTTAAGGGGACCGATATAACCTGCGGATTCCGGGCATACCGGCTTTCGCTTTTTGACGACAGGCGGTTCAATCTCAACCAATCCTGGCTTGAGAAATATGAAATGGAGTATTATATCCATTACCATGTTCTCAAGGGGGGATACCGGATTACCGAGGTGCCGGTTTCCATGATGTATCCGGAATCAAAGAAGAACTACAGCAAGATCAAGCCGCTGGTGGGGTGGTGGTCGATGGTGCGCCCCTGGTTGTTCCTGATTCTTAAGATCAAACGATAGAGGAACAATTCCTCCCCCGGCGCGTTATATATAAGCAGGACAGTAGAGTAATAAGGTAATGCCGCCCGGTCGGGGGATGGCTGGCGGCACAACTGACCCGGCTCAAGGATGAGCCGGGTTTTTGTTGTTCGCGGGAACTAATAGCGATCACTCCTGTTACACAATCATAGACTAACATAGTCCAATAATGAAAGGATGGCGTTATGCGAAACGCAAACCTGAAGTTTCTTCTCGTAATTTCGATCATGGGATTGGCCCTGCTTCTGACCGCCTGTTCCAGCAATCCGACCAATTCCTCCGGCAACAATGGCGGGGGTGTCGGGGGCGGAAGCGGCAATACGGTATCTATTTCCGGATTTAAATATGCCCCGGGCAGCCTGACGGTGAAGGCGGGCACGACGGTAATCTGGACCAATAAGGATGCCTCGACGCACACGGTAACCAGTGACAACGGGGCTTTTACATCATCCGGAAATCTGGCCACGAATGATACTTATTCGTTTATATTTACGACGGCGGGGAGTTTCCCCTACCATTGTGCCATTCATCCTTCGATGAAAGGTATGATTGTCGTGACGCCGTAAGTTTCCTTCTTGACAGCGGTATTGTGTAAACCTATTTTCCTCTGAAGGAAGGTAGGTTTACTATGACCAGGACAGCATTCAAGATATTTGCCGTTCTCATTCTAATCGGCATAATAATCGGCATTTCGGTTCTTAAATCCTCCATTTCGGCCAAACGGGATGAGTCGAAAATTCAGACCATGCATTCCGAATATGGTCGGGCGCGCGATAGTCTGTTGGTAAGGGAAATGAGAGATTCCAGCCGCTTCTATGCCGATTCGCTGAAGAATCTCGAAAAGTATTACCAGAACCAGATAGACAGTCTTAACCGTTTGTATGGTATAGTCGATAGCTCCAAGGTGGAAAAAGCCGACCAGAAGGCGCTTCTGACCGGCACCGATGTGGTCAAAATGATTGCCGAGTATGATTCCCTGGTGCATGAGTTCCCCAAGCATATGACAGCCGACGAGCGGAAGACCACACTGGCCCATTTATCCGCCAAGCTGACCCGGAAATATACTTTGCCGGCCGACTCCGTAAAAAAGATTCTCGATTTGGGTGAGTAAGATCTTCATTAGAAATGTCTAAGCCAGAGCAATCAGCCTTTGTTGAAATATTGGTCGACCGGCTGCTTATAGAATCATTTCCGATTGAAAAATCCCCCTATCACCGCGAACCGAATCCGGAAGCGGAAGCACGAATCGATCGGCTGCGCGAACTGGTTATCTGGCACATAAATCATTCTCTTTCTCGCCGACAGAAGGAAGTCTTAAAGCTTTATCTGTATGGGAAACGGGAAGCAGAGATCGGCCGCATACTGGGGATCAAGCAGCAGGTTGTGAATATTTATAAGCATCGGGCCATTAATAGGTTAAAGCTGCTTGTGAAGGCCTGACGTGTATGTTAAAATATATATAGATGGAAAAGAATACTATTAGATACCCTTTACCGCCGTATTACTTGTAGAAGCCGAAGCACTTTCCTCACAGTAAGTCGCAACAG
The Candidatus Zixiibacteriota bacterium genome window above contains:
- a CDS encoding lysylphosphatidylglycerol synthase transmembrane domain-containing protein translates to MSRKRMFSFILGLLISAVFLFIILRNVNFGELMQAMKEANYLWLLPNIFFVIFAMYQRAERWKYMLRPLAEVKYSKLLAATCVGFMANNVLPLRLGEFVRAYSLAEQEKRVTKSASLATIFAERMVFDLLALLLILAVILMLTPLPVDSRFKMGAVISLGVAGVGLLFSIAVVMRPEGAGRILTKYLFFLPQGIRGKVNSIVLKFSKGLLFLKDWRQTAWVSAHTIVLWLCMGISNIFVLYAFGLDLPFYASYVLLVVVSISILIPSSPGFIGVYHGGVVWTLHFFNVSSNSAISCAIVLHAAQFIPITLMGFYYLKKEHLSLKQLEKEALEERHDAEI
- a CDS encoding glycosyltransferase family 2 protein, with protein sequence MMPKSERILVVLPAYNEEGKIGRVVAKVKKISAVSRIIVVDDCSKDKTSEEARGAGAEVIRHEQNRGVGAGIRSGIKYGIANRFDICIILSGDDQHEPSEIDGVIEPILRGECDFVQGSRRMKGGKVVNDRPFRMITTQLYSLFFTILVGRRVTDATNGFRAFRLSIFDDKSINIDQDWLDRYELEPYILYKVVKSRRVRFREAPITIYYHGNRKQFTKMKPFRDWWRLARPLLFLGLRLRK
- a CDS encoding NAD-dependent epimerase/dehydratase family protein; the encoded protein is MIKIDFTGSTVLVTGGAGFIGSNVVAAIVRAGGEVIVLDDLFTGSLDNIDKDIPYEFVQGSVVDYELVRKLMTGVDYVAHLAARNIIVSTKNPHDDYEVNIGGTLNVLMAARETKPKRIVYSSSASVYGNPRILPISEDENPLTFSPYSVSKLAGENYCYSFYETFYVPATVVRYSNIYGPKQDPANPYCGVISKFILAIENGQPVQIHGDGLQTRDFTYVDDAVSGTLSALLSPRADGLVFNLGTGTETTIIGMVEILTELLGKKVAYEYIDRRDIDNIRRRVMNIERIRTRLRWQPQVTLREGLRRTVAWFRNRASKVF
- a CDS encoding glycosyltransferase family 39 protein — translated: MLPKLTFRRLLLLFFILAVVSRLTFVLGKKQTPVMWDARIYSSAALGILHYIQQGGAFGHPERYSSEDSLSSQKEFLSTMNKYIKGEQIEWLYYAKPTVGLTEEYLFISGPLYPTYLAAIFLVGFGSDFATVRILNSVIDGICLVLLMMIAFELFGRRTSILGGILYLLYFPFFILCGMVSPEPITVLLILSTFLFLLQWHKTGGKKYIYLTGMTLGLLVLAKPTATLLFVPFAAGYLYDSRRNLKQAAGNLGRAAIPFGVIVAPWLLITSLYFGQIAIRDPRYSEANFRSSSSIKYEGYDLDVVDKDFWISPVTQKIERDPLGYGGLLVKKFVRLWAQPYNDFRTTFLFSDKSDGNFHLLIVMTALFGVLLGTVNDRKGLIYLLFLPLYYSLVHLILHSLARYNVNAMPVMMIAAAAILDKIATNITTTWRQPGRAANLIRWTLLLAGGAFVIFFPVSGGVRIIGSSNGVWVSICLKLAAVFGMLFIFSKLISRQLGFNKAIEFQTVPAVVALLVLSVCSAAPDSWAEWRCRLNRPGQAAGVKIFFPRDFHLKEGDAVNIMLDIGSPRNAGHDLSLALNGMKSPFIFGRSPLNSNYYRKASYRVFEEVGGYAREEMRYWSLVPLSAAAVNQLVARDGFLNIELSAREASGESNGAVIDLYGDYSSLAGDMAFVPAMEISSIERLVDKGDPRIRLKYPLSSDSVISYYVDNAVNAQSTTRDLSPAGGRQSGRYRIFVRVQEANERRSYY
- a CDS encoding Gfo/Idh/MocA family oxidoreductase, which encodes MRIDMNIGIIGCGYWGPNLIRNFGLLDNVRVLGVSDLREERLNFISRLYPNIKILSRDSQDIIRNRDIDAVVVATPVSTHFTLGMEALENGKHLLLEKPMTATAEQAEALIKKADKENLTLMVDHTFIYTGAVRKIKEIIVSGDLGDLYYFDSVRVNLGLFQHDINVIWDLAPHDVSIMDYLLDRPARTISATGVAHFESDIENIAYLSVGYDSHLIGHIHVNWLAPVKVRKTLICGSKKMIVYDDVEPSEKVKIYNKGVDYIKNREEVYNIMVQYRTGDMMAPQINLTEALNLVAKEFVTAIAEKRRPLTDGEAGFRVVRILEAANQSLKQGGKVIKL
- a CDS encoding DapH/DapD/GlmU-related protein; this translates as MTGVKIIGEAKIYANVSIGEGSIIYGPAILGQPPRGLQEGERPLVIGRNSVIRAFTTIYAGTKIGDNFQSGQGASIREDNIIGDDCSVGTNAVLEFENKIGENCRIHSGCFLEMVTLGNHVFIGPNTVFTDDPHPMNCPRYKECGGGAVIDDLVKIGANCTFLPAIRIGKGSLIGAGSVVIGDIPAMMVAAGNPAKVIKAVDKLTCRINAYERPYLWPPYTDPENS
- a CDS encoding glycosyltransferase family 2 protein → MSNYKILVALFSYNEGEKLKKLVEQLRRTGEYEILFVDDGSDDGSYEFLKGRQFHVIRHDTNRGIGMGIREAINFGRTHGYGIIVIMAANGKMLPGEIERLMAPIIHEEYDYVQGSRNLPGGKSPHLPLFRELMIDLFTFFVNRISRFKGTDITCGFRAYRLSLFDDRRFNLNQSWLEKYEMEYYIHYHVLKGGYRITEVPVSMMYPESKKNYSKIKPLVGWWSMVRPWLFLILKIKR
- a CDS encoding cupredoxin family copper-binding protein produces the protein MRNANLKFLLVISIMGLALLLTACSSNPTNSSGNNGGGVGGGSGNTVSISGFKYAPGSLTVKAGTTVIWTNKDASTHTVTSDNGAFTSSGNLATNDTYSFIFTTAGSFPYHCAIHPSMKGMIVVTP
- a CDS encoding LuxR C-terminal-related transcriptional regulator, coding for MSKPEQSAFVEILVDRLLIESFPIEKSPYHREPNPEAEARIDRLRELVIWHINHSLSRRQKEVLKLYLYGKREAEIGRILGIKQQVVNIYKHRAINRLKLLVKA